From the genome of Desulfovibrio psychrotolerans, one region includes:
- a CDS encoding phage protein, with amino-acid sequence MSRISGKCFDFQLGDLVIHAEKFTCDIEDGSEVAKTKGVPVGRLSGPVGASGEIEVDSTNLKLVIEAARSAGSFREMPTFDIVAYAKAGDEEKRVEIFGCALKVSKLLDVDSNSATKDLTTLPYEVTSPDFVRINGVPYLSADETEGL; translated from the coding sequence ATGAGCAGAATCAGCGGAAAGTGCTTTGACTTCCAGCTGGGCGACCTTGTCATCCACGCGGAGAAGTTCACCTGCGACATAGAGGACGGCAGCGAGGTGGCCAAGACCAAGGGCGTGCCCGTGGGCAGGCTTTCCGGCCCTGTTGGTGCCTCCGGCGAGATTGAAGTGGATTCCACCAACCTCAAGCTGGTGATTGAGGCGGCACGCAGTGCGGGCAGCTTCCGCGAGATGCCCACCTTTGACATCGTGGCTTACGCCAAGGCCGGTGACGAGGAGAAGCGGGTGGAAATATTCGGCTGCGCGCTCAAGGTCTCCAAGCTGCTGGATGTGGATTCCAACAGCGCCACCAAGGATCTGACCACCCTGCCTTACGAAGTGACCAGCCCCGACTTTGTCCGCATTAACGGCGTGCCGTACCTCAGCGCGGACGAAACCGAAGGCCTGTAG
- a CDS encoding TraR/DksA family transcriptional regulator, with translation MDLFDRAQECEALFRQDAIDHATRRQLKGPGRETCIDCGSPIPEARRCAVPGVERCIACQTELEDGI, from the coding sequence GTGGATCTCTTTGACAGGGCGCAGGAGTGCGAGGCGCTGTTCCGGCAGGATGCCATTGACCACGCCACGCGCAGGCAATTGAAGGGACCGGGCCGCGAAACGTGCATTGACTGCGGCAGCCCCATCCCCGAAGCGCGGCGCTGCGCCGTGCCGGGGGTGGAGCGTTGCATAGCCTGCCAAACCGAACTGGAGGACGGCATATGA